The genomic segment CGGTGACGCCTTCGAGCTTCGAGAGAAAGCGCTGGCGCCCGTCGATCACCCGGAGGTTCAGCCCGCGCTTCTCCCCCAGCTCGCGCCGCACTTCCTCCGCCTCGTTCTCGCGCATCAGACCGTGATCCACCAGCACGCAGGTGAGACGTTTGCCGACCGCGCGGTGGCAGAGCGTCGCCACCACGCTCGAGTCCACGCCGCCCGACAGCCCGCACAGGATGTGGCCGCGGGCGCCGACCCGCTCGCGGATCTCCTTCACGGTGCGCGAGAGAAAACCCGACATGCTCCAGTTGGGTTTCAGCTTCGCGATCTTGAACAGGAAATTGGAGAGCACCTGGCGACCATACGGCGAGTGCACCACCTCGGGATGGAATTGGATGAGATGAAACGGCAGCGTTTCGTGCCGCGCCGCGGCGAACGCGCAGTTGGAAGTGTGCGCGACGCGCCGCCAGCCGGGGCCCAGCGACTGGACCTCGTCGCCGTGGCTCATCCAGGCGCGGAAACGCTTCGGCACTTTGTCGAACAGCGGCGACGCTTCGTCGCGGATGAAGGTGGCGGTGCCGTACTCGGCGTGCTTCGCCCTGGCGAGCGAGCCGCCGGTCACCTGCGCCGTGGCCTGGAGCCCGTAGCAGATCCCGAGCAGCGGCTTCCCGAGCTCGTAGATGCGCGGATCGGGCAGCGGCGCCTCGGCCCGGTAGCCGCTGGCGGGCGAGCCGCCGAGGATCAGCGCCGCCGGCTTCTGGTCGGCGATCGCTTCGAGCGGCGTGGTTCCCGGCACGATCTCGGAGTAGACGCCGAGCTCGCGCACGCGCCGTGCGATCAGCTGGGTGTACTGCGAGCCGAAATCGAGGATCAGCACCGGCGCGGGAGTGGCTCGCGTGCCTCGCGCGGTTCGGCTCCGCGCGCGTTTCACGGCGGCCGGCGGATCCTGGGTCATGGTCAATGCCGGAAACTCCGCCGATCGGTGAACATCATCGCCATCCCTTTTTCGTCGGCCTCCGCGATCACCTCGGCGTCCTTGACCGAACCGCCGGGCTGAACGATCGCGGTGATGCCCGCCTCGGCAGCGTGAGTCACGCCATCCGGGAACGGGAAGAAGCCATCGCTGGCGAGCGCGGTGCCCGCAAGCTCGTGTCCGCTGCGCCGCGCCTTCATCAGCGCCAGGTCCACGGCGTCCACCCGC from the Candidatus Sulfotelmatobacter sp. genome contains:
- the guaA gene encoding glutamine-hydrolyzing GMP synthase → MKRARSRTARGTRATPAPVLILDFGSQYTQLIARRVRELGVYSEIVPGTTPLEAIADQKPAALILGGSPASGYRAEAPLPDPRIYELGKPLLGICYGLQATAQVTGGSLARAKHAEYGTATFIRDEASPLFDKVPKRFRAWMSHGDEVQSLGPGWRRVAHTSNCAFAAARHETLPFHLIQFHPEVVHSPYGRQVLSNFLFKIAKLKPNWSMSGFLSRTVKEIRERVGARGHILCGLSGGVDSSVVATLCHRAVGKRLTCVLVDHGLMRENEAEEVRRELGEKRGLNLRVIDGRQRFLSKLEGVTDPEQKRKIIGAEFIAVFEEEARKIGPVEFLAQGTLYPDVIESASAGHGSQVIKTHHNVGGLPEHMRLSLIEPLRWLFKDEVRALGRELRLPDHLVDRHPFPGPGLAVRILGAVNEPDLAIVRRADAIFIEELRRANWYQRTWQAFAVLLPVSTVGVKGDERSYEKVIALRAVDSVDGMTADWTRLPASLLARAASRIANEVRGVNRVVFDCTSKPPATIEWE